In a single window of the Serratia quinivorans genome:
- the proQ_2 gene encoding ProP effector, giving the protein MENQPKLNSSKEVIAFLAERFPLCFSAEGEARPLKIGIFQDLVERVQGEENLSKTQLRSALRLYTSSWRYLYGVKVGAQRVDLDGNPCGELEQQHVDHARQQLEEAKARVQAQRAEQNAKKREAAGESAAAEPRRPRPAGKKPAARREGGAAPENRKPRPQTRPQPARQPREVKEESQQRRVPVTDISKLQIGQEIKVRAGQSAMDATVLEIAKDGVRVQLSSGLAMIVRAEHLQF; this is encoded by the coding sequence ATGGAAAATCAACCTAAGTTGAACTCTAGTAAAGAAGTCATTGCTTTTCTTGCCGAGCGTTTTCCGCTCTGCTTTAGCGCCGAGGGCGAAGCTCGCCCGTTGAAAATCGGTATTTTTCAGGATCTGGTCGAGCGTGTTCAGGGGGAAGAAAACCTAAGCAAAACGCAATTGCGTTCTGCACTGCGCCTGTACACCTCAAGCTGGCGTTACCTGTACGGCGTCAAAGTTGGCGCACAGCGCGTTGATTTGGACGGCAACCCGTGCGGTGAGCTGGAACAGCAGCATGTCGATCATGCCCGTCAACAGCTTGAAGAAGCCAAAGCGCGAGTTCAGGCACAGCGTGCCGAGCAAAACGCCAAAAAACGTGAAGCTGCCGGTGAATCAGCCGCTGCGGAACCTCGTCGTCCACGTCCAGCCGGTAAAAAACCTGCTGCACGTCGCGAAGGCGGAGCCGCTCCGGAGAACCGCAAGCCGCGCCCACAAACTCGCCCACAGCCCGCTCGCCAACCTCGTGAAGTCAAAGAGGAAAGCCAGCAGCGTCGTGTGCCAGTCACGGATATCTCTAAACTGCAAATTGGCCAGGAAATCAAAGTCAGAGCAGGCCAGAGTGCGATGGATGCAACCGTACTTGAAATCGCCAAAGATGGCGTACGTGTGCAGCTCTCTTCCGGTCTGGCGATGATTGTGCGCGCAGAACACTTGCAGTTCTGA
- the msrC gene encoding Free methionine-R-sulfoxide reductase, with amino-acid sequence MTKEQFYAELKRDLCALLDGETNFIAALSNASALINERLDDVNWVGFYLMDGTQLVLGPFQGKIACVRIPVGKGVCGSAVAENRVQRVGDVHEFPGHIACDAASNAEIVLPLNVGGQIIGVLDIDSTVYQRFDEQDERGLEAVVAGLCAQLEQCDSAKYVTVTAS; translated from the coding sequence ATGACAAAAGAACAATTCTACGCGGAATTAAAACGTGATTTGTGCGCGCTGCTCGACGGGGAAACCAACTTTATCGCCGCGTTGTCCAACGCCAGTGCGCTGATCAATGAGCGCCTTGACGACGTTAACTGGGTCGGATTTTACCTGATGGACGGCACCCAACTGGTGCTGGGTCCGTTCCAGGGAAAAATCGCCTGTGTGCGCATTCCGGTTGGCAAAGGAGTATGCGGCAGCGCCGTGGCGGAAAATCGCGTGCAGCGCGTTGGTGATGTCCATGAGTTCCCTGGTCATATCGCCTGCGACGCGGCCAGTAATGCAGAAATTGTGCTGCCGCTCAACGTTGGCGGTCAGATTATCGGCGTTCTCGATATCGACAGCACAGTTTATCAACGTTTCGACGAACAGGACGAAAGGGGCCTGGAAGCAGTGGTGGCGGGGCTTTGCGCGCAGCTGGAACAGTGTGATAGTGCGAAATATGTCACTGTAACGGCAAGTTGA
- the yebS_2 gene encoding Inner membrane protein yebS: MMKIHAITGPLSKARHQRCCECDLLFVLPPLSGKQAAYCPRCDAKVVSGRDWSMTRLTAMAVTMLLLMPFAFSQPLISIRLLGVRIDASLLEGIWQMSHQGDPLTASMVAFCTIGAPLTLALSLLYLRFGHALGMNLRPVLLMLDRLKEWVMLDIYLIGMAVATIKVKEYADIQAGSALIAYLALTLLSILTLIHVNLEQLWERYYPQEQPKGLPTALHICLSCHFTGYPDQRGRCPRCHIPMCHRQPYSLQKTWAALIAAMILLIPANLMPISIIYANGARMEDTIFSGVVSLATSGNVPIAAIVFIASVLVPFTKVIVLITLLLSIHFKTSHSLKTRIRLLRLVTWIGRWSMLDLFVIALMMSLVNRDQLLSFTMGPAAFYFGSAVILTILAVEWLDSRLIWDAHATGNAEYTD; this comes from the coding sequence ATGATGAAAATACACGCGATCACCGGCCCGCTATCCAAAGCACGCCACCAACGCTGTTGCGAATGCGACCTGCTGTTTGTATTGCCGCCACTGAGCGGCAAACAGGCGGCCTACTGCCCGCGCTGCGATGCCAAGGTGGTCAGTGGCCGTGACTGGTCGATGACCCGACTGACCGCCATGGCGGTTACCATGCTGCTGTTGATGCCCTTCGCTTTCAGCCAGCCGCTGATCAGCATCCGTCTGCTGGGGGTGCGCATCGACGCCAGCCTGCTGGAAGGCATCTGGCAGATGAGCCACCAGGGGGATCCTCTCACCGCCAGCATGGTGGCGTTTTGCACTATTGGCGCCCCGCTGACGCTGGCGCTGTCGCTGCTTTACCTGCGTTTCGGCCATGCACTGGGCATGAACCTGCGGCCAGTGCTACTGATGCTCGATCGCTTGAAAGAGTGGGTGATGCTCGATATTTACCTGATCGGCATGGCGGTGGCGACAATCAAAGTAAAAGAATACGCCGATATCCAGGCCGGCAGTGCGCTGATCGCTTACCTGGCGCTCACCCTGCTCAGCATCCTGACGCTGATCCACGTCAATCTGGAACAGCTGTGGGAACGCTATTATCCGCAGGAACAGCCGAAAGGCCTGCCAACGGCGCTGCATATCTGCCTGTCCTGCCATTTCACCGGTTACCCAGACCAGCGTGGGCGTTGTCCACGATGCCACATTCCGATGTGCCATCGGCAGCCCTACAGCCTGCAAAAAACCTGGGCGGCGCTGATTGCAGCGATGATTTTACTGATCCCGGCCAACCTGATGCCGATCTCCATCATTTACGCCAATGGCGCACGAATGGAAGACACCATCTTCTCCGGAGTGGTCTCACTGGCGACCTCCGGCAATGTACCGATCGCCGCCATCGTGTTCATTGCCAGCGTACTGGTGCCCTTTACCAAGGTCATCGTGCTGATCACCTTGCTGCTGAGTATTCATTTCAAGACCTCGCACAGCCTGAAAACCCGTATTCGCCTGCTGCGTCTGGTCACCTGGATCGGCCGTTGGTCGATGCTCGATCTGTTTGTTATTGCTTTAATGATGTCGCTGGTGAATCGCGACCAATTGTTATCTTTTACTATGGGGCCGGCAGCCTTTTATTTTGGGTCTGCGGTTATTTTAACTATTCTTGCCGTAGAGTGGCTGGATAGCCGATTGATTTGGGATGCACATGCAACAGGAAACGCCGAATACACCGACTGA
- a CDS encoding paraquat-inducible protein B, with the protein MQQETPNTPTEARVKNKRRISPFWLLPFIALLIAGWLVYNNFQERGTTVTIDFQSAAGIVAGRTPVRYQGGGSRHRTEHQPEQGSAQHCGRSQHQE; encoded by the coding sequence ATGCAACAGGAAACGCCGAATACACCGACTGAAGCGCGGGTCAAAAACAAGCGCCGTATTTCGCCATTCTGGTTACTGCCGTTTATTGCCCTGCTGATCGCGGGGTGGCTGGTCTATAACAATTTCCAGGAACGCGGTACCACGGTGACCATTGATTTCCAGTCCGCGGCGGGCATTGTCGCCGGGCGTACTCCGGTACGTTATCAGGGGGGTGGAAGTAGGCACCGTACAGAGCATCAGCCTGAGCAAGGATCTGCGCAGCATTGTGGTCGAAGCCAGCATCAAGAGTGA
- a CDS encoding paraquat-inducible protein B, with protein sequence MTWKIPCATAPSFWLVTPKASLAGVSGLDALVGGNYIGMMPGTGKPQTHFTALDTQPKYRLNTGELMIHLHADDLGSLNTGSLVYYRKIPVGKVYDYTIAEGNKGVTIDVLIDRRFANLVKGSSRFWNVSGFKGDFSLAGASVQMESLAALVNGAIAFDSPLDGQQAKADQSYTLYPDLAHSQRGVNITLDLPSGNNLSENRTPLIYQGLQVGTLTKLTLQQDSKVTGELTIDPSVVDLMRSGTRIVMRSPRLSLNDAKLSQLLTGNTLELVPGEGEPQQHFNVLDSSETLLQQPGVLTVTLNAPQSYGIDVGQPLVVHGVKVGQVMSRALTDNGVVFTAAIDAQYRRLLHKDSKFVVNSRVDVKLGLDGMEVLGASAQEWLDGGVRIIPGSKGEPVGQYPLYGNSEKAEAGIIGNSPTPTLTLTAVSLPDVQAGSVVLYRKFQVGEIVNVRPKANEFEVDVYISPEYRKLLTSESIFWAEGGAKVQLNGSGLTVQASPLNRALKGAISFDNLQGVTLSKGAKTHAVRHRNRRPRGRQPDNPENLRRQ encoded by the coding sequence GTGACCTGGAAGATTCCCTGCGCGACGGCACCCAGTTTTTGGCTGGTCACGCCCAAAGCCTCGCTGGCGGGCGTGTCTGGCCTGGATGCCCTGGTGGGCGGCAACTATATCGGCATGATGCCGGGCACTGGGAAACCTCAGACCCACTTCACCGCGCTCGATACCCAGCCCAAGTATCGGCTGAACACCGGTGAGCTGATGATTCATCTGCACGCTGACGATCTCGGCTCGCTCAACACCGGTTCGCTGGTGTATTACCGCAAGATCCCCGTTGGTAAGGTCTATGACTACACCATCGCCGAAGGCAATAAGGGCGTCACTATCGACGTGCTGATCGACCGTCGCTTTGCCAATCTGGTGAAGGGCAGCAGCCGTTTTTGGAACGTCTCGGGCTTCAAGGGTGATTTCAGCCTAGCGGGCGCCTCGGTGCAGATGGAAAGCCTGGCCGCGCTGGTCAACGGCGCCATTGCCTTTGACTCACCGCTAGATGGTCAGCAGGCCAAGGCCGATCAAAGCTATACCCTGTATCCGGATCTGGCACACAGCCAGCGCGGCGTGAATATTACGCTTGATCTGCCGAGCGGCAATAACCTGAGTGAGAACCGCACGCCGCTGATTTATCAGGGATTACAGGTGGGCACCCTGACCAAACTGACCCTGCAGCAGGACAGTAAGGTCACCGGTGAACTGACCATCGACCCGTCGGTGGTGGATTTAATGCGCAGCGGCACGCGGATTGTCATGCGCAGCCCACGCCTGAGCCTTAACGACGCCAAACTCAGCCAGTTGCTAACCGGCAATACGCTGGAACTGGTACCGGGCGAGGGTGAACCGCAACAGCATTTCAACGTGCTGGACAGCAGCGAAACCCTGCTGCAACAGCCGGGCGTACTGACCGTAACGCTGAACGCGCCACAGAGCTACGGCATTGACGTCGGCCAGCCGCTGGTGGTGCACGGCGTTAAGGTCGGTCAGGTGATGAGTCGTGCCCTGACGGACAACGGCGTGGTATTTACTGCCGCCATCGATGCCCAATATCGCCGCCTGCTGCACAAAGACAGCAAGTTCGTGGTCAACAGCCGCGTCGACGTCAAACTGGGCCTGGACGGCATGGAAGTGCTGGGGGCCAGCGCGCAAGAGTGGCTGGACGGCGGCGTGCGTATCATCCCCGGCAGCAAGGGCGAGCCTGTCGGGCAGTATCCGCTGTATGGCAATAGTGAAAAGGCCGAGGCCGGTATTATCGGCAACAGCCCTACGCCAACCCTGACGTTGACCGCCGTCAGCCTGCCGGACGTGCAGGCCGGATCGGTGGTGCTGTACCGTAAATTCCAGGTGGGCGAGATTGTTAACGTGCGTCCAAAGGCCAACGAGTTCGAAGTTGATGTTTATATCAGCCCGGAATACCGCAAGCTGCTGACCAGTGAAAGCATTTTCTGGGCCGAAGGCGGGGCCAAGGTGCAATTGAACGGCAGCGGCCTGACGGTGCAGGCTTCACCACTCAACCGGGCGCTGAAAGGGGCTATCAGTTTCGATAATTTGCAGGGCGTCACGCTGAGCAAAGGCGCCAAAACGCATGCTGTACGCCACAGAAACCGCCGCCCGCGCGGTAGGCAGCCAGATAACCCTGAAAACTTACGACGCCAGTAA
- a CDS encoding paraquat-inducible protein B, with protein MPLRYLGIDIGQVDSLKLAPERNEVLVKAVLYPEYVQTFARLGSRFSIVSPEISAAGVSNLDTLLQPYINVEPGRGRELRSFELQEATITDSRYQDGLSVILDAAETGSLQIGTPVLFRGVEVGTVTGFYLGAMSDRIHVALRISKKYQYLVRNNSVFWLASGYNLQFGLTGGVIKSGTFQQFIRGGIAFATPPSIPLAPKSTPHKHFMLNAEEPKDWREWGTAIPKE; from the coding sequence ATGCCACTGCGTTATCTCGGTATCGATATCGGCCAGGTCGATTCGCTAAAATTGGCGCCAGAGCGTAATGAAGTCCTGGTCAAGGCCGTGCTGTACCCGGAATACGTGCAGACCTTCGCCCGTCTTGGCAGCCGGTTCTCCATAGTATCACCAGAGATTTCCGCCGCCGGGGTCAGCAACCTCGACACCCTGTTGCAGCCCTATATTAACGTGGAGCCAGGCCGTGGGCGCGAACTACGCAGCTTTGAACTGCAAGAGGCCACGATCACCGACTCGCGCTACCAGGACGGCCTGAGCGTGATCCTCGACGCCGCCGAAACCGGCTCGTTGCAGATTGGGACTCCGGTACTGTTCCGTGGGGTCGAAGTGGGTACCGTGACAGGCTTCTATCTGGGTGCCATGTCCGATCGCATCCACGTCGCGCTGCGTATCAGCAAGAAGTACCAGTATCTGGTGCGTAACAACAGCGTGTTCTGGCTGGCTTCCGGCTACAACCTGCAGTTCGGCCTGACCGGCGGCGTGATCAAAAGTGGGACCTTCCAGCAGTTTATTCGCGGCGGCATTGCTTTTGCCACTCCGCCGAGTATTCCGCTGGCGCCGAAGTCAACGCCGCACAAGCACTTTATGCTGAATGCGGAAGAGCCAAAAGACTGGCGTGAATGGGGCACCGCCATCCCTAAAGAGTAA
- the rsmF gene encoding Ribosomal RNA small subunit methyltransferase F, translated as MPGPYFFRFVVNSRPYFDSCQRAHPVAKPACVFLPPAFLEATRAIMPADLSMDDFIAACQRPLRRSLRVNTLKISVTDFLTLVQDYDWRLEPIPWCAEGFWIERGDEELRLGSAAEHLSGLFYIQEASSMLPVSALFAGAEAPSRVLDVAAAPGSKTTQIAALMNNQGGIVANEYSASRVKVLHANISRCGVKNVALTHFDGRVFGAALPESFDAILLDAPCSGEGVVRKDPDAMSNWSPESVTAIADTQRELIDSAFHALAPGGVMVYSTCTLNAQENQQIVNGLLATYGDAVSIEPLGDLFPGAKQALTAEGFLHVFPQIYDSEGFFVARLRKHHSVPPLAKPSYKLGKFPFTPLSAKDSAEIAQAAAASGLAWDKTSRLWARDKEIWLFPAELEALVNKIRFSRIGLKLAERFTKGYRWQHEAVIALAVADGKQRFELDATLAQEWFHGRDLYPEPPPQTDECIVTYQQQPLGIAKRIGSRIKNNLPRELVRDGVLDFHQ; from the coding sequence ATGCCGGGCCCCTACTTTTTTCGGTTTGTGGTAAACTCCCGCCCTTATTTTGATAGCTGCCAGAGAGCTCACCCCGTGGCCAAACCCGCCTGCGTTTTTTTGCCGCCCGCCTTTCTCGAGGCGACGCGCGCCATCATGCCCGCCGACCTGTCGATGGACGATTTCATTGCCGCCTGCCAGCGCCCGCTGCGCCGCAGTCTGCGAGTTAATACGCTAAAAATCAGCGTCACCGACTTTCTGACGCTGGTGCAAGATTATGACTGGCGTCTGGAGCCCATCCCCTGGTGCGCGGAAGGCTTTTGGATCGAACGCGGGGACGAAGAACTGCGGCTGGGCAGCGCTGCTGAACACCTGAGCGGCCTGTTTTACATTCAGGAGGCCAGCTCAATGCTGCCGGTCAGTGCGCTGTTCGCCGGAGCCGAAGCACCAAGCCGGGTACTGGACGTAGCGGCCGCACCAGGATCCAAAACCACCCAGATTGCGGCGCTGATGAACAATCAGGGCGGCATTGTCGCCAATGAATACTCCGCCAGCCGGGTCAAGGTATTGCACGCCAACATCAGCCGCTGTGGCGTGAAGAATGTGGCCCTGACCCATTTTGATGGCCGGGTGTTCGGCGCTGCGTTGCCGGAAAGCTTCGACGCCATTTTGCTCGATGCCCCCTGCTCTGGTGAAGGTGTGGTGCGTAAGGATCCGGACGCCATGAGTAACTGGTCACCGGAAAGCGTGACCGCCATTGCCGACACCCAGCGTGAGCTGATCGACAGTGCCTTCCATGCTCTGGCGCCCGGCGGCGTGATGGTTTACTCCACCTGCACGCTCAACGCGCAGGAAAATCAGCAGATCGTCAACGGGCTGCTGGCAACCTACGGCGATGCGGTCAGCATTGAACCGCTGGGTGACTTGTTCCCCGGTGCTAAGCAGGCGTTAACCGCCGAAGGTTTTCTGCACGTGTTCCCACAAATCTACGACAGCGAAGGCTTCTTCGTGGCGCGGTTGCGTAAGCACCACTCCGTCCCCCCGCTGGCAAAGCCAAGCTATAAGCTGGGCAAATTCCCGTTCACTCCGCTTTCCGCTAAGGATTCGGCCGAGATCGCTCAGGCCGCAGCGGCCTCCGGATTAGCCTGGGATAAAACCAGCCGTCTGTGGGCTCGCGATAAAGAAATCTGGCTGTTCCCTGCCGAACTGGAAGCACTGGTTAATAAAATTCGCTTCTCGCGTATCGGGCTGAAACTGGCCGAGCGTTTCACCAAAGGCTACCGCTGGCAGCATGAAGCGGTTATCGCACTGGCGGTTGCCGACGGCAAACAGCGTTTTGAACTGGACGCCACGCTGGCGCAGGAGTGGTTCCACGGCCGTGACCTCTACCCGGAGCCACCGCCGCAGACCGATGAATGTATTGTCACCTACCAGCAACAGCCGCTGGGTATCGCCAAACGCATCGGCAGCCGGATTAAAAACAACCTGCCGCGCGAACTGGTTCGTGACGGCGTGTTGGATTTCCATCAATAA
- a CDS encoding Uncharacterized secreted protein, whose amino-acid sequence MKKILMALTSAATLLCASGAANAAGTIQGNLGVTLTIGAGCVVGGGNSAGSANDFGSIDFGTYSSLSNIIDASATGSGGAGTLSLTCTTGTAYTVALNNGLHVGAGNQRQMASTAGALIKYNLYQDQARATAWSSGANALTGTGTGAAVPLIVYARVPAAATTPDPDTYNDTVTMTVTW is encoded by the coding sequence ATGAAAAAAATTCTGATGGCATTGACCTCGGCAGCCACCTTGCTGTGCGCGAGTGGTGCAGCCAACGCAGCTGGCACTATTCAGGGTAACCTCGGGGTAACCTTAACCATTGGCGCAGGTTGCGTGGTCGGCGGCGGTAACAGCGCGGGGAGCGCCAACGACTTTGGCTCTATCGACTTCGGTACCTATTCTTCCCTGTCCAACATTATCGACGCCAGCGCAACCGGTTCCGGCGGTGCGGGGACTTTGTCGCTGACCTGCACCACAGGGACCGCCTACACCGTGGCATTAAACAACGGTTTGCATGTAGGTGCCGGTAACCAGCGCCAAATGGCCAGTACGGCGGGTGCCTTGATCAAGTACAACCTCTACCAGGATCAGGCCCGCGCTACCGCCTGGTCCAGCGGTGCCAACGCCCTGACCGGCACCGGTACTGGCGCAGCGGTTCCGTTGATTGTCTATGCCCGTGTCCCGGCGGCAGCCACCACGCCCGATCCTGATACCTACAACGATACGGTGACCATGACGGTAACCTGGTAA
- a CDS encoding Uncharacterized secreted protein gives MGCGLLALSLAANADSKTATIGVSATLLKACEAGSSSGGNVSFGSLDFGTVYFLTTSVSVAGQQNAGAIRVKCNNGTSYNVLLNGGQSGNTAARYLKSAAGQQVNYNLYTNSSHSIIWDNLTGVSQTANGQDNWLPVYGMIPVQSTPPIGSYTDTVQVTINW, from the coding sequence TTGGGCTGTGGATTGCTGGCGTTAAGCCTGGCGGCGAATGCCGATAGCAAAACCGCCACTATTGGCGTCAGCGCCACCTTGTTGAAGGCATGTGAAGCCGGCAGCAGTTCGGGTGGCAATGTCAGTTTCGGCTCACTGGACTTCGGTACGGTCTATTTCCTCACCACCAGTGTCAGCGTAGCGGGTCAGCAAAACGCCGGAGCCATTCGCGTCAAATGCAACAATGGCACCAGCTACAATGTCCTGCTTAACGGGGGGCAAAGCGGTAACACCGCTGCCCGCTATCTGAAAAGCGCCGCCGGCCAGCAGGTGAACTACAACCTGTATACCAACAGTTCGCACAGCATCATCTGGGATAACCTGACCGGGGTGTCGCAAACCGCCAACGGTCAGGACAACTGGTTACCGGTGTACGGCATGATCCCGGTGCAATCCACCCCGCCGATCGGCAGCTACACCGATACCGTGCAGGTCACCATCAATTGGTAA
- a CDS encoding Uncharacterized secreted protein, which yields MAMRILSGGLLLWMITPPVLGDTGVNDQQKTQAMTVNATVVKGCILGSGSSDVTTFGNLSFGQVSSLASNISIVSSSGAGSVLFRCNPGLSVTLALGIGNNVTGSISAGRKLKNTLTPETLIYQLYQDSNYSTIWGDGTNGGSTEIVAATGSTQEIKVYARLFSTSTLPTSGTYSDTVLLTVTY from the coding sequence ATGGCAATGCGTATTTTAAGCGGTGGTTTACTGCTCTGGATGATAACGCCACCGGTATTGGGCGACACCGGCGTCAACGATCAGCAAAAGACCCAGGCAATGACCGTCAATGCGACGGTGGTTAAAGGCTGCATCCTGGGTAGCGGCAGCAGCGACGTCACCACTTTCGGCAACCTCAGCTTTGGTCAGGTCTCTTCGTTAGCCAGCAACATCAGCATTGTTTCCAGCTCCGGGGCCGGTTCCGTGCTGTTTCGCTGCAATCCTGGTCTGAGCGTCACGCTGGCGCTTGGCATCGGCAACAACGTCACCGGCTCCATCTCCGCCGGACGCAAATTAAAAAACACCCTGACTCCAGAAACCCTGATTTATCAACTCTATCAGGACAGTAACTATTCCACCATTTGGGGCGATGGCACCAACGGCGGCAGCACCGAGATCGTCGCTGCCACCGGTAGCACCCAGGAAATAAAAGTTTATGCCCGTTTGTTCTCGACCAGTACCCTGCCCACCAGTGGCACTTACAGCGATACGGTCTTACTGACGGTCACTTATTAG
- a CDS encoding putative chaperone protein EcpD, translating into MRIPFRLPLTAALLIVGQQQALAAASILIWPIDPVIEDQQPATALWLENRDTKPVYMQVRVLGWKQTAGKDDYSNQSEVIASPPVASIAPGKRQLIRLVKQTPPPAGQERAYRILIDEVPVKDSGNPSAPDGAQMGLKFQMRYSVPLFVSGKGVWTKQDSEKPRDYATASQPQLSYRLLQQSSQRWLEVRNQGTVHARISKVTMQGKTLNAGLMGYVLPGSQMRFAIPASGSFSSGQLQATVNDNKQPITLPAY; encoded by the coding sequence ATGCGTATACCCTTCCGACTGCCATTGACGGCAGCGCTGCTGATTGTCGGCCAACAACAGGCGCTTGCCGCCGCCTCGATCCTGATTTGGCCCATTGACCCGGTAATTGAAGATCAACAGCCTGCTACGGCACTGTGGCTGGAAAACCGCGATACCAAACCCGTCTATATGCAAGTTCGCGTGCTCGGCTGGAAACAAACCGCCGGCAAAGACGATTACAGCAACCAGAGCGAAGTGATCGCCAGCCCGCCGGTAGCCTCTATTGCCCCAGGCAAACGCCAACTGATCCGGCTGGTTAAGCAAACCCCGCCGCCTGCCGGCCAGGAGCGTGCCTACCGTATTCTGATTGATGAAGTCCCGGTGAAAGATTCAGGCAACCCATCCGCACCAGATGGCGCACAAATGGGATTGAAATTCCAGATGCGCTATTCGGTACCGCTGTTTGTCAGCGGCAAGGGCGTCTGGACCAAGCAGGATTCAGAGAAGCCGCGCGATTATGCCACCGCCAGTCAACCGCAACTCAGCTACCGGCTGTTGCAGCAAAGCAGCCAGCGCTGGCTGGAAGTACGCAACCAGGGCACGGTGCACGCGCGCATCTCCAAAGTGACGATGCAGGGGAAGACGCTCAATGCCGGCCTGATGGGTTACGTATTACCCGGCTCGCAGATGCGCTTTGCCATACCGGCCTCTGGCAGCTTCAGCAGCGGTCAACTGCAAGCCACGGTCAACGACAATAAACAGCCAATAACCCTGCCTGCTTACTGA